In Actinoplanes sp. NBC_00393, a single genomic region encodes these proteins:
- the lon gene encoding endopeptidase La → MVEPPVLNSSEVPVTSKRLPVLFLDDIVLLPGMAVPVELDEKAQAAVDAARTSAGSELLIAPRLEDRYASYGVVASVEQVGKFRGGTPAAVLRSGVRARIGSGVTGPGAALWVEAEPVPPSAPTEKTRELAAEYKKLVVSVLQRREAWQVIDSVSAIDDPGDLADTAGWAPYLSVDRKRELLETPDVEARLRLLIDWTRDFLAESEVSEKIEHDVRESVEKRNREYLLREQLKAIRKELGEGEADDRDDYRTRVEAADLPDPVREAALREVDKLERAGDQNPEAGWIRSWLDTVLDLPWNVRTSDNTDLGAARAVLDTDHHGLDEVKERIVEYLGVRARRESRGLAVVGGRGSGAVILLAGPPGVGKTSLGESVAKTLGRKFVRVALGGVRDEAEIRGHRRTYVGALPGRIVRAVREAGSMNPVVLLDEVDKVGSDYRGDPAAALLEVLDPAQNHTFRDHYLDLDLDLSDVLFIATANTLETIPQALFDRMELITIDGYTENDKVAIARDFLLPRQLERAALDPGEVTVTEDALREIAANYTREAGVRAFERLLAKALRKAALGTLPATVEAADLKDLIGRPRFTPDSAERTAVPGVATGLAVTGMGGDVLYIEASLLPGDKGGLSVTGQLGDVMKESAQIALSYVRAHAGELGISPEQLDHPIHLHVPAGAVPKDGPSAGVTMTTALVSLLLGRNVRAEVGMTGEVSLTGRVLPIGGVKQKLLAAQRAGLTEVYLPQRNEPDLDDVPADVLDALTVHIVSDVREILSTALDEVSVGTVAAA, encoded by the coding sequence ATGGTTGAGCCGCCTGTACTCAACTCCTCGGAGGTACCGGTGACCAGCAAACGACTCCCCGTGTTGTTCCTCGACGACATCGTCCTGCTCCCGGGCATGGCGGTGCCGGTCGAGTTGGATGAGAAGGCCCAGGCCGCCGTCGACGCGGCCCGCACCTCGGCCGGCTCCGAACTGCTGATCGCCCCGCGGCTCGAGGACCGCTACGCCTCGTACGGTGTGGTGGCCAGTGTCGAGCAGGTCGGCAAATTCCGCGGCGGCACGCCCGCCGCCGTTCTTCGCAGCGGTGTCCGCGCCCGCATCGGCAGCGGTGTGACCGGCCCCGGCGCGGCGCTGTGGGTGGAGGCCGAACCGGTCCCGCCGAGCGCCCCGACCGAGAAGACCCGTGAACTGGCCGCCGAATACAAGAAGCTGGTCGTCTCGGTGCTCCAGCGCCGGGAGGCCTGGCAGGTCATCGACTCGGTCAGCGCCATCGACGACCCCGGTGACCTGGCCGACACCGCGGGCTGGGCGCCGTACCTGTCCGTCGACCGCAAGCGCGAGCTCCTCGAGACCCCGGACGTCGAGGCCCGGCTGCGGCTGCTGATCGACTGGACCCGGGACTTCCTCGCCGAGTCCGAGGTCAGCGAGAAGATCGAGCACGACGTCCGCGAGTCCGTCGAGAAGCGCAACCGCGAATACCTGCTGCGCGAGCAGCTCAAGGCGATCCGCAAGGAGCTCGGCGAGGGCGAGGCGGACGACAGGGACGACTACCGCACGCGGGTCGAGGCGGCCGATCTCCCCGATCCGGTACGCGAGGCCGCGCTGCGCGAGGTGGACAAGCTCGAGCGGGCCGGCGACCAGAACCCTGAGGCCGGCTGGATCCGCAGCTGGCTCGACACCGTGCTGGACCTGCCCTGGAACGTCCGCACCAGCGACAACACGGACCTCGGCGCCGCCCGCGCGGTGCTCGACACCGACCACCACGGCCTCGACGAGGTCAAGGAGCGGATCGTCGAGTACCTCGGCGTCCGCGCCCGCCGGGAGTCCCGTGGCCTCGCGGTCGTCGGTGGCCGGGGATCGGGCGCGGTGATCCTGCTGGCCGGCCCGCCCGGTGTCGGCAAGACCTCGCTCGGCGAGTCGGTCGCGAAGACCCTGGGCCGCAAGTTCGTCCGGGTCGCCCTGGGCGGCGTGCGCGACGAGGCGGAGATCCGCGGCCACCGCCGGACGTACGTCGGCGCGCTGCCCGGCCGCATCGTGCGCGCCGTCCGGGAAGCGGGTTCGATGAACCCCGTCGTCCTGCTCGACGAGGTCGACAAGGTCGGCAGCGACTATCGCGGTGACCCGGCAGCGGCGCTGCTGGAGGTGCTGGACCCGGCACAGAACCACACCTTCCGCGACCACTACCTCGACCTGGATCTGGACCTCTCGGACGTCCTCTTCATCGCGACCGCGAACACGCTCGAGACGATCCCGCAGGCGCTGTTCGACCGGATGGAGCTGATCACGATCGACGGCTACACCGAGAACGACAAGGTCGCCATCGCCCGTGACTTCCTGCTGCCCCGCCAGCTGGAACGGGCCGCGCTGGACCCGGGCGAGGTGACGGTCACCGAGGACGCCCTGCGCGAGATCGCCGCAAATTACACCCGGGAAGCAGGCGTACGCGCATTCGAGCGCTTGCTCGCCAAGGCGCTCCGCAAGGCCGCCCTGGGCACACTGCCCGCCACGGTCGAGGCCGCCGACCTCAAGGACCTGATCGGCCGGCCGAGGTTCACCCCCGACTCGGCCGAGCGCACCGCCGTCCCCGGCGTGGCCACCGGCCTGGCAGTCACCGGCATGGGCGGCGACGTCCTCTACATCGAGGCGTCACTGCTGCCCGGTGACAAGGGTGGCCTGTCGGTCACCGGTCAGCTCGGCGACGTGATGAAGGAGTCCGCACAGATCGCCCTCTCCTACGTCCGGGCGCACGCCGGCGAACTCGGCATCTCGCCGGAGCAGCTCGACCACCCGATCCACCTGCACGTGCCCGCGGGCGCCGTGCCCAAGGACGGACCGTCGGCCGGCGTCACCATGACCACCGCGCTGGTCTCGCTGCTGCTCGGCCGCAACGTGCGCGCCGAGGTCGGCATGACCGGCGAGGTCTCCCTGACCGGCCGGGTCCTCCCGATCGGCGGCGTGAAGCAGAAGCTGCTCGCCGCACAGCGGGCCGGGCTCACCGAGGTCTACCTGCCGCAGCGCAACGAACC
- a CDS encoding L,D-transpeptidase, with amino-acid sequence MIQRRKVIIGALGVAAAATAAGCSSPGKAGGDTTSWVDPVANEQPVAPVRLSVTPAAGAAEVSPVEPIVVTAADGKLESVTVTAGKAKIAGEMQADGTWRSTGELDYGKKYKVSVTATDSAGATTTEDTVFTTLKPESVAKVTFQANAMLALKAGSTYGAGQPVIVAFSRAVNKKAAEKAIEITTSPAVEGKFYWRDDKTVHWRPAKYWAAGTTIKVSVKTFGVKLGKETYGAKNASTNFRIGRQLIAVADNRTHMTKVYIDGKLVRTMKSSLGKGGGTTGANGQHISYWTAGGPHVVLGKKRKHTMSSASYGVTDPKDPNYYVTENIEFCTRISYSGEYLHAAPWNGSLGRANLSHGCINLSTADAKWVYNNFRVGDIVDVKNTPRELPIWNGLGDWTVPFDKYGRAD; translated from the coding sequence ATGATTCAGCGACGTAAGGTGATCATCGGCGCGCTCGGCGTGGCGGCGGCAGCCACCGCCGCCGGGTGTTCCTCGCCGGGCAAGGCGGGTGGCGACACCACGTCCTGGGTCGATCCGGTGGCGAATGAGCAGCCGGTCGCACCGGTCCGCCTGAGCGTGACGCCGGCGGCCGGCGCCGCCGAGGTGTCGCCGGTGGAGCCGATCGTCGTCACCGCGGCAGACGGCAAGCTCGAGTCGGTCACCGTCACCGCCGGCAAGGCGAAGATCGCCGGTGAGATGCAGGCCGACGGCACCTGGCGCTCGACCGGCGAGCTCGACTACGGCAAGAAATACAAAGTCAGCGTCACTGCCACCGACAGTGCGGGCGCGACGACCACGGAGGACACGGTCTTCACCACGCTGAAACCGGAGTCCGTCGCCAAGGTCACCTTCCAGGCCAACGCCATGCTCGCCCTCAAAGCGGGGAGCACGTATGGGGCGGGACAGCCGGTGATCGTTGCGTTCAGCCGGGCCGTCAACAAGAAGGCGGCGGAGAAGGCCATCGAGATCACGACGTCGCCCGCCGTCGAGGGCAAGTTCTACTGGCGGGACGACAAGACCGTGCACTGGCGGCCGGCGAAATACTGGGCCGCCGGCACGACGATCAAGGTGAGCGTCAAGACGTTCGGCGTCAAGCTCGGCAAAGAGACCTATGGGGCGAAGAACGCGTCGACGAACTTCCGGATCGGGCGGCAGCTGATCGCGGTCGCCGACAACCGGACGCACATGACGAAGGTCTACATCGACGGCAAGCTCGTGCGCACCATGAAGAGCAGCCTCGGCAAGGGCGGCGGCACCACCGGGGCCAACGGCCAGCACATCAGCTACTGGACGGCGGGTGGCCCGCACGTCGTGCTCGGCAAGAAGCGCAAGCACACCATGAGTTCGGCCAGTTACGGCGTCACCGACCCGAAGGACCCGAACTACTACGTGACGGAGAACATCGAGTTCTGCACCCGGATCAGCTACTCCGGCGAATATCTGCACGCCGCCCCGTGGAACGGCTCGCTCGGCCGGGCCAACCTGTCGCACGGCTGCATCAACCTCAGCACGGCCGACGCCAAGTGGGTCTACAACAACTTCCGGGTCGGCGACATCGTCGACGTGAAGAACACGCCCCGCGAGCTCCCGATCTGGAACGGGCTGGGCGACTGGACGGTCCCGTTCGACAAATACGGCCGCGCTGACTGA
- a CDS encoding peroxiredoxin: protein MSIGKGDIAPDFELPDQDGTPRRLTDLLANGPVVLFFYPAAMTKGCTAEACHFRDLAAEYSAAGVQRVGISRDTVEKQKQFAESYTFDYPLLSDPESETIAAYGVKRKLNLGPLSTRRMTFVIGTDRKILDVIHSELDMNQHAAQALSVAAAAKA from the coding sequence GTGAGCATCGGCAAGGGCGACATCGCGCCCGACTTCGAACTTCCCGACCAGGACGGTACGCCGCGCCGGCTGACCGACCTCCTCGCGAACGGTCCCGTCGTCCTCTTCTTCTACCCCGCGGCCATGACAAAGGGATGCACCGCCGAGGCCTGCCATTTCCGCGACCTGGCGGCGGAGTACAGCGCGGCCGGTGTGCAGCGGGTCGGCATCAGCCGGGACACCGTCGAGAAGCAGAAGCAGTTCGCGGAGTCCTACACCTTCGACTACCCGCTGCTGTCCGACCCGGAGTCGGAGACCATCGCGGCGTACGGCGTGAAGCGCAAGCTCAACCTCGGCCCGCTGAGCACCCGGCGGATGACGTTCGTGATCGGTACGGACCGGAAGATCCTCGACGTCATCCACAGCGAGCTGGACATGAACCAGCACGCCGCACAGGCGCTCAGCGTGGCGGCCGCCGCCAAGGCCTGA
- a CDS encoding serine/threonine protein kinase, with product MSMPLRPGDRTSLGRYELVGRLGEGGMGTVFLGREPNGRPVAIKVVRPEFAHEPEFRGRFRSEVNRAQQVPPFSTAEVLDADPDHDPPYLVVEYVDGPSLAAEVREKGPLSGAALHGVAVGIATALTAIHGAGVIHRDLKPGNVLFARGGIKVIDFGIARAFEATSMHTRTDQMVGTVAYMAPERFDPADGRPVTAAADIFAWGAVVAYAATGRTPFAADSAAATAMRILTQPPNLAGLPATLAGPVERALAKDPAERPTARELLDMLLAGGSNHPAAPARLAPVAPGAGAPVTTAAPGASAPVMPAAAAAVTPTPPGAPAPARRRRRTALIVATVAAVLVAGGLGAAVRYFPDRSTAAGGPSPAPSSVVTTAAPSAAPAPQTQEERLQAIRAGKHRTLIHISEIDRDLALDSHFSQVEAGDGTGVKSEFALVPVGVDFLIRSLHDPAGSRESCLGVRVVPDEGAILVAAECDATPATVFSLTRTGGQDDQGRPTFTIDNDKHGFVQWSTDDKELFVEHLGDAPPLSTFSFVDRGPLPSPSPSR from the coding sequence ATGAGCATGCCGCTAAGGCCGGGCGACCGGACCAGCCTGGGCCGGTACGAGCTGGTCGGCCGGCTCGGCGAGGGCGGCATGGGCACCGTGTTCCTGGGCCGGGAGCCGAACGGCCGTCCCGTGGCGATCAAGGTGGTGCGGCCCGAGTTCGCGCACGAGCCCGAATTCCGCGGCCGGTTCCGCAGCGAGGTGAACCGGGCCCAGCAGGTGCCGCCGTTCTCCACCGCCGAGGTGCTCGACGCCGACCCCGATCACGACCCGCCCTACCTGGTGGTCGAGTACGTCGACGGGCCCAGTCTGGCCGCCGAGGTCCGGGAGAAGGGGCCGCTGTCCGGGGCGGCGCTGCACGGCGTGGCGGTCGGTATCGCCACCGCCCTGACCGCCATCCACGGGGCCGGTGTGATCCACCGCGATCTCAAGCCGGGCAACGTGCTGTTCGCCCGCGGCGGCATCAAGGTGATCGACTTCGGTATCGCCCGGGCGTTCGAGGCGACCAGCATGCACACCCGCACGGATCAGATGGTCGGCACGGTGGCGTACATGGCGCCGGAGCGGTTCGACCCGGCGGATGGTCGGCCGGTCACCGCGGCCGCGGACATCTTCGCCTGGGGCGCCGTGGTGGCGTACGCCGCGACCGGCCGGACCCCGTTCGCCGCCGACTCGGCGGCGGCCACCGCGATGCGCATCCTCACCCAGCCGCCGAACCTCGCCGGGCTGCCCGCGACCCTCGCCGGACCGGTCGAACGCGCGCTGGCCAAGGACCCGGCGGAACGCCCCACCGCCCGGGAACTGCTGGACATGCTGCTCGCCGGCGGATCGAACCACCCGGCCGCCCCGGCACGGCTCGCGCCGGTAGCGCCCGGAGCCGGCGCGCCGGTGACGACCGCCGCACCCGGAGCCAGCGCGCCGGTGATGCCTGCCGCAGCCGCAGCCGTCACGCCGACGCCGCCCGGTGCGCCGGCACCAGCCCGGCGCCGGCGCCGCACCGCGCTGATCGTCGCCACCGTGGCCGCCGTGCTGGTGGCCGGTGGCCTCGGCGCCGCGGTCCGATACTTCCCGGACAGGTCCACGGCCGCGGGCGGGCCCAGCCCCGCTCCCTCGTCGGTGGTGACCACGGCTGCTCCGTCCGCGGCACCCGCACCGCAGACCCAGGAGGAGCGGCTCCAGGCGATCCGCGCCGGCAAGCACCGCACCCTGATCCACATCTCGGAGATCGATCGGGACCTCGCCCTGGACTCGCATTTCTCGCAGGTCGAGGCGGGCGACGGCACCGGCGTGAAGTCGGAGTTCGCCCTGGTCCCGGTCGGTGTGGACTTCCTGATCCGCTCGCTGCACGACCCGGCGGGCAGCCGGGAGAGCTGCCTCGGCGTCCGGGTGGTCCCGGACGAGGGGGCGATCCTGGTCGCGGCCGAGTGCGACGCCACCCCGGCGACCGTCTTCTCGCTGACCCGCACCGGCGGCCAGGACGACCAGGGCCGGCCGACCTTCACCATCGACAACGACAAGCACGGCTTCGTGCAGTGGAGCACCGACGACAAGGAACTGTTCGTGGAGCACCTCGGCGACGCCCCGCCGCTGTCCACCTTCAGCTTCGTGGACCGCGGCCCGCTACCGTCGCCCTCCCCCAGCCGCTGA
- a CDS encoding J-domain-containing protein: MVHWYESSIDRQMREATERGEFDGLSGAGKPLTGYGEEYDEDWWVKDWLRREGGAAGVIPASLAVRRAAEDLPAAVGRFTAERAVREHVAELNERIDKARRGLIDGPPVVLPRFDADEVVEQWRARRTTTR; encoded by the coding sequence ATGGTGCACTGGTACGAGTCTTCCATCGACCGGCAGATGCGCGAGGCCACCGAGCGGGGCGAGTTCGACGGTCTCTCCGGCGCCGGGAAGCCCCTGACCGGCTACGGCGAGGAGTACGACGAGGACTGGTGGGTCAAGGACTGGCTGCGCCGTGAGGGCGGCGCCGCCGGCGTGATCCCGGCGAGCCTGGCGGTGCGCCGCGCGGCGGAGGACCTGCCGGCCGCGGTCGGCCGGTTCACCGCGGAGCGGGCGGTCCGGGAGCACGTCGCCGAACTGAACGAGCGGATCGACAAGGCGCGGCGCGGGCTGATCGACGGCCCGCCGGTGGTGCTGCCGCGGTTCGACGCCGACGAGGTGGTCGAGCAGTGGCGGGCGCGGCGGACTACGACTCGGTGA
- a CDS encoding DUF6230 family protein, translated as MKDAQSAPAYGRTNWRRFAVAVGVPTVVAGGLVVALAEGALAANFTISGKQFKLSASKLVGDGFTQYSGELETKDGSVPAAMSGIESATLNDLCQSVAVGPVTLRIQAGDDPEHPVEATNLLIGMSELGGDATFENMQIGLDAATLDAAQDEAHGAPGGFGQQATKVTIINLRQQAYYTSASTFTLNGMSLKLHIGGEHECY; from the coding sequence GTGAAGGATGCGCAAAGCGCTCCGGCGTACGGGCGCACCAACTGGCGCCGGTTCGCCGTGGCGGTGGGCGTGCCGACGGTCGTCGCCGGTGGCCTGGTCGTGGCGCTCGCCGAGGGCGCTCTGGCCGCGAATTTCACCATTTCCGGCAAGCAGTTCAAGTTGTCCGCCAGCAAGCTGGTCGGCGACGGCTTCACCCAGTACAGCGGCGAGCTGGAGACCAAGGACGGGTCGGTCCCGGCCGCGATGTCCGGCATCGAGAGCGCCACGCTGAACGACCTCTGCCAGTCGGTGGCGGTCGGCCCGGTCACCCTGCGGATCCAGGCCGGCGACGACCCCGAGCACCCGGTGGAGGCGACCAACCTGCTGATCGGCATGTCCGAGCTGGGCGGCGACGCCACGTTCGAGAACATGCAGATCGGTCTGGACGCCGCCACGCTGGACGCCGCGCAGGACGAGGCGCACGGCGCCCCGGGCGGCTTCGGGCAGCAGGCCACCAAGGTCACCATCATCAACCTGCGCCAGCAGGCGTACTACACCTCGGCCTCGACCTTCACGCTGAACGGCATGAGCCTCAAGCTCCACATCGGCGGCGAGCACGAGTGCTACTGA
- a CDS encoding GNAT family N-acetyltransferase — translation MSSNLDRITVHRAGAGDLPEAAALFAGYLDFYQRPAPQERVLAFLRERLDRGESVLLLARTAGGEPAGFVNVYPTFSSLSMAPVWTLNDLFVASTARRTGAGRALVRACVAEARAAGAVGVQLQTAPDNHAAQALYRAEGFEPDTFAAYYLSIPA, via the coding sequence ATGTCAAGCAATCTGGACCGGATCACGGTGCACCGCGCCGGCGCCGGCGACCTCCCCGAGGCAGCCGCCCTGTTCGCCGGGTACCTCGACTTCTACCAACGGCCGGCGCCGCAGGAACGCGTCCTGGCGTTCCTCCGCGAACGGCTGGACCGCGGGGAATCGGTGCTGCTGCTGGCCCGCACCGCCGGCGGCGAGCCGGCCGGCTTCGTGAACGTCTACCCGACCTTCTCGTCGCTCTCGATGGCCCCGGTGTGGACGCTCAACGACCTCTTCGTCGCGTCCACCGCGAGGCGCACCGGCGCCGGCCGCGCACTGGTCCGGGCCTGCGTCGCCGAGGCACGGGCCGCCGGCGCCGTGGGTGTCCAGCTGCAGACCGCACCGGACAACCACGCCGCGCAGGCGCTGTACCGGGCCGAGGGGTTCGAGCCGGACACCTTCGCCGCGTATTACCTCAGCATCCCCGCCTGA
- a CDS encoding ATP-binding protein, which yields MSVQRRLNVGFAALFVLFMAFLVVQFGLGERQRANHTQEIERVARAQLANDEFLQRMTDAETGIRGFQVTGEQLFLEPYRSGTRSAGDALATVGANTRDDGVQRLLLRENEAMRAWLDEFAAPIVAAGVPDHDPFRSARGKQLFDQLRQANEAADEALAAERRQVGSAGAAATRLLNIAAVALVVAILAAGYAVARTSRRQLLAPLARLGETIRRLAAGDRSARAEAHGAAELRTVIDALNDLAAQTETLLAAEQARAARAGLRQALAAELQDISDPAAAARRVTELIGAAVGASGVHCELLIPGAGPVQAHLPGTAEPPAGLVAEVLAGEPGRPVVGAGGEFAVKICDGTDCEPGYLLVTRPGADWPDSERRALLGAAREIERALRQLTFQQHQARLITELRMLDQRKDVFIQTVTHELRTPLTSILGYTEMIIEDEGDDLTPMRERALNAILRNAHRLQDTIGDLVLLDRPDSDTPAESEILDLAGIASQVHGELDNAARAKELAVDYQAGEAWVRGDRTQLQRALRKLLENAIKFTPPGGSVTWQLAADDRTVTLAVTDTGIGIPPEDVSGLFTPFHRAGNAMDQAVQGPGLGLAIVRDIVRDHGGSIAVQSVVGRGSTFTITLPAAQAPVPVA from the coding sequence ATGAGCGTGCAGCGGCGGCTCAACGTGGGCTTCGCTGCCCTGTTCGTGCTCTTCATGGCCTTCCTGGTGGTGCAGTTCGGGCTCGGCGAACGGCAGCGGGCGAATCACACCCAGGAGATCGAACGGGTCGCCCGGGCCCAGCTCGCCAATGACGAGTTCCTGCAGCGCATGACCGACGCCGAGACCGGGATCCGGGGCTTCCAGGTCACCGGGGAACAGCTGTTCCTGGAGCCCTACCGGTCCGGTACCCGGTCCGCCGGCGACGCGCTCGCCACCGTCGGCGCCAACACCCGCGACGACGGCGTACAGCGTCTGCTTCTCCGTGAGAACGAGGCGATGCGGGCCTGGCTCGACGAGTTCGCCGCCCCGATCGTCGCCGCCGGGGTGCCGGATCACGACCCGTTCCGTTCGGCCCGCGGCAAGCAGCTCTTCGACCAGCTGCGGCAGGCCAACGAGGCGGCGGACGAGGCGCTCGCGGCCGAACGCCGGCAGGTCGGTTCAGCCGGCGCCGCCGCCACCCGCCTGCTGAACATCGCGGCGGTCGCGCTCGTGGTGGCGATCCTGGCGGCCGGGTACGCGGTGGCGCGTACCAGTCGGCGGCAACTGCTCGCCCCGTTGGCCCGGCTCGGCGAAACCATCCGCCGGCTCGCCGCGGGGGACCGCTCGGCCCGAGCCGAGGCGCACGGAGCGGCCGAACTGCGTACCGTGATCGATGCTCTTAATGATCTTGCGGCCCAGACCGAGACCCTGCTCGCCGCCGAGCAGGCCCGGGCCGCCCGGGCCGGGTTGCGGCAGGCGCTCGCCGCCGAGTTGCAGGACATCAGCGACCCGGCTGCCGCCGCGCGCCGCGTCACCGAGCTGATCGGCGCCGCCGTCGGCGCCTCCGGCGTGCACTGCGAGCTGCTGATCCCCGGCGCCGGGCCGGTCCAGGCCCACCTGCCGGGGACCGCCGAACCCCCCGCCGGCCTGGTCGCCGAGGTGCTGGCCGGCGAGCCCGGCCGGCCCGTCGTGGGTGCGGGCGGCGAGTTCGCGGTGAAGATCTGCGACGGCACCGACTGCGAACCCGGCTACCTGCTCGTCACCCGCCCCGGCGCGGACTGGCCGGACTCCGAACGCCGGGCCCTGCTCGGCGCCGCCCGCGAGATCGAACGCGCGCTGCGCCAGCTCACCTTCCAGCAGCACCAGGCCCGGCTGATCACCGAGCTGCGCATGCTGGACCAGCGCAAGGACGTCTTCATCCAAACGGTCACGCACGAGCTGCGCACCCCGCTGACCAGCATCCTCGGCTACACCGAAATGATCATCGAGGACGAGGGCGACGACCTGACCCCGATGCGCGAACGGGCCCTCAACGCCATCCTGCGCAACGCCCACCGCCTGCAGGACACCATCGGCGACCTGGTCCTGCTCGACCGCCCGGACAGCGACACTCCCGCCGAATCCGAGATCCTCGACCTGGCCGGCATCGCCTCCCAGGTACACGGCGAACTCGACAACGCCGCCCGCGCCAAGGAACTCGCCGTCGACTACCAGGCCGGTGAGGCATGGGTACGCGGCGACCGTACCCAACTTCAGCGCGCCCTCCGCAAACTGCTCGAGAACGCGATCAAGTTCACCCCACCCGGCGGCAGCGTCACCTGGCAGCTGGCGGCCGACGACCGCACCGTCACCCTGGCGGTGACCGACACCGGCATCGGCATCCCGCCGGAGGACGTGTCCGGCCTCTTCACCCCCTTCCACCGCGCCGGCAACGCGATGGACCAGGCCGTCCAGGGGCCCGGGCTGGGCCTGGCCATCGTCCGCGACATCGTCCGAGATCACGGCGGAAGCATCGCCGTCCAGTCGGTCGTCGGCCGGGGCAGCACGTTCACCATCACCCTGCCGGCGGCCCAGGCTCCAGTTCCGGTCGCATAA
- a CDS encoding DUF2277 domain-containing protein: MCRNIHQLHNFEPPATPDEIHAAALQYVRKIAGSTRPSQANQAAFDAAVAAVAAATAELLDNLVTNAPPKDREVEAAKARARAEKRYAS; this comes from the coding sequence GTGTGCCGCAACATCCACCAGCTGCACAACTTCGAACCGCCGGCCACGCCGGACGAGATCCACGCCGCCGCCCTGCAGTACGTCCGGAAGATCGCGGGGAGCACCCGGCCGTCGCAGGCCAACCAGGCCGCTTTCGACGCCGCCGTGGCTGCGGTCGCCGCGGCCACCGCCGAGCTTCTGGACAATCTGGTCACCAACGCGCCGCCGAAGGACCGCGAGGTCGAGGCGGCCAAGGCCCGGGCCCGAGCCGAGAAGCGGTACGCCTCCTGA
- a CDS encoding DUF6114 domain-containing protein, with amino-acid sequence MATESFWVRFGRWRRGRPFWGGLLLVLSGLEMFFSANMELDNIEIHIGPQGFLSYLLPTIMLVCGALIWFTPAQRLFYGIVATLTALYSFVGLNLGGWIIGMLLGIVGGALAIAWGPPRQPPVENSEPPETEPGPTTEIRPPAGDPTIVPGMEPGPTKHPLHRKALLWIVPLAVAGSVMAVSTPSADAAECPEGLPSRTATPAPKKSTAAPKPGTSTKPRGSAAPAPSAPASVSPSASATPSAPSNPVVDGINDFFDGIGDFLGIGGGEETPAPSPSAAPPAAAPGPTAPAESGKPSPSSSRSAGPSAKPSKSAEVIPCLGPRQEGLTAAADGLPRAAIKPGLMKVGSLTMYNSTYEGVTELPTRNGTIQALRFVMDKAVNKPFSLEIDEPGDATTLIKSNELITDGNVEFYSPRFAGKLFGLIPVTFTPEQPPPLTLPVLWFTDVTIDLAYVQCDVLTADPIAITES; translated from the coding sequence GTGGCGACGGAGAGCTTCTGGGTCAGGTTCGGCCGCTGGCGGCGCGGCCGGCCGTTCTGGGGCGGATTGCTGCTGGTCCTGTCCGGGCTGGAGATGTTCTTCAGCGCCAACATGGAACTCGACAACATCGAGATCCACATCGGGCCTCAGGGCTTCCTGTCGTACCTGCTGCCCACGATCATGCTGGTCTGCGGAGCGCTGATCTGGTTCACCCCGGCGCAGCGGCTGTTCTACGGCATCGTGGCCACGCTGACCGCGCTCTACTCATTCGTCGGGCTCAACCTCGGTGGCTGGATCATCGGGATGCTGCTCGGCATCGTCGGCGGGGCACTCGCCATCGCCTGGGGGCCGCCCCGGCAGCCGCCGGTGGAGAACAGCGAGCCGCCGGAGACCGAGCCCGGCCCCACCACCGAGATCCGACCTCCGGCCGGCGACCCCACGATCGTTCCCGGCATGGAGCCCGGCCCCACCAAGCACCCGCTGCACCGCAAGGCGCTGTTGTGGATCGTGCCGCTCGCCGTCGCCGGCTCGGTGATGGCCGTCAGCACCCCGTCCGCCGACGCGGCCGAGTGTCCGGAGGGTCTGCCGTCGCGGACCGCGACTCCCGCACCGAAGAAGAGCACCGCCGCTCCGAAGCCCGGGACCAGCACGAAGCCGCGCGGGTCCGCGGCGCCGGCGCCGTCAGCACCGGCCTCGGTCTCGCCCTCCGCGTCCGCCACGCCTTCGGCGCCGAGCAATCCGGTCGTGGACGGCATCAACGACTTCTTCGACGGCATCGGCGACTTCCTCGGCATCGGTGGCGGCGAGGAGACCCCGGCGCCCAGCCCGTCGGCGGCACCGCCCGCCGCGGCCCCGGGGCCGACCGCCCCGGCTGAGTCCGGGAAGCCGTCGCCGAGCAGCAGCCGCAGCGCGGGCCCGAGTGCGAAGCCCAGCAAGTCGGCCGAGGTCATCCCGTGCCTCGGGCCCCGGCAGGAGGGCCTGACCGCCGCGGCCGACGGGCTGCCGCGGGCCGCGATCAAGCCCGGCCTCATGAAGGTCGGGTCGCTGACCATGTACAACTCGACGTACGAGGGTGTCACCGAGCTGCCCACCCGCAACGGCACGATCCAGGCGCTGCGCTTCGTCATGGACAAGGCGGTGAACAAGCCGTTCAGCCTGGAGATCGACGAGCCGGGCGACGCCACCACGCTGATCAAGAGCAACGAGCTGATCACCGACGGGAACGTCGAGTTCTACTCCCCCAGGTTCGCCGGCAAGCTGTTCGGCCTGATCCCGGTGACGTTCACCCCGGAGCAGCCGCCACCGCTGACCCTGCCGGTCCTCTGGTTCACCGACGTGACGATCGACCTCGCGTACGTGCAGTGCGACGTGCTCACCGCCGACCCGATCGCCATCACCGAGTCGTAG